A part of Bacteroidota bacterium genomic DNA contains:
- a CDS encoding serine hydrolase has protein sequence MVKWLFIILIVLNLGILLSGKTYLYKGIANTYFKGRSGPDIDEYLIFHNREVRAAVHIPIPNGKDYNKKTIDTKAFQPYGTIAYLILKNDSIRYEQYWDNYGENSISNSFSMAKSFVGLLVGCALQDGAIKSLDQPVSEFIPQYKEGDNVKLSIRHLLTMSSGINFDEDYINPLAYPAAAYYGTDIKKLTLSYKVTEEPGKTFKYLSGNTELLGMIIEKATGKSLSEYMSVSLWQPLGAKNTAYWSLDRENGMEKAYCCFNSNARDFSRFGLLCLHNGNWNGKQLVPEDFMKQGMQPAPLLNEEGKANTCYGYQWWMLDYKGHHISYCRGILGQYIIAIPDKNIVIVRLGHKRDKEKRDGHPIDLYLYIDKALDAY, from the coding sequence ATAGTCAAATGGCTGTTTATCATCCTGATCGTTCTTAACCTGGGTATTTTGTTATCCGGCAAAACCTATTTATATAAAGGTATAGCGAATACGTATTTCAAAGGTCGCTCTGGTCCTGATATTGACGAATACCTGATTTTTCATAACCGCGAAGTAAGAGCTGCTGTTCATATACCAATTCCGAATGGAAAAGATTACAACAAAAAAACCATTGACACAAAAGCATTTCAACCTTATGGCACTATTGCCTACCTCATTTTAAAAAATGATTCCATACGTTATGAGCAGTATTGGGATAATTATGGTGAAAACTCCATTTCCAATTCATTCTCTATGGCTAAAAGTTTTGTTGGCTTGCTTGTTGGTTGTGCACTGCAGGATGGAGCTATCAAATCCCTTGATCAACCTGTGAGTGAATTTATTCCGCAGTATAAAGAAGGTGATAATGTCAAACTTAGCATTCGCCACCTGCTGACCATGAGCTCTGGTATTAACTTTGACGAAGATTATATTAATCCATTAGCTTATCCTGCTGCTGCCTATTACGGTACCGACATTAAAAAACTTACACTAAGCTATAAAGTAACTGAGGAGCCCGGTAAAACTTTTAAATACCTGAGTGGCAATACCGAACTACTTGGAATGATCATTGAAAAAGCCACAGGCAAATCATTAAGTGAATATATGAGTGTAAGCCTTTGGCAGCCTTTGGGCGCTAAAAACACCGCTTACTGGAGTCTTGATCGCGAAAACGGAATGGAAAAAGCATACTGCTGTTTTAATTCCAACGCTCGCGATTTTTCGCGGTTCGGTTTGTTATGCCTGCATAATGGCAACTGGAACGGAAAACAATTAGTTCCTGAAGATTTCATGAAGCAGGGAATGCAACCCGCTCCGTTGCTTAACGAGGAAGGCAAAGCAAATACATGCTACGGCTATCAATGGTGGATGCTGGATTACAAAGGCCATCACATTTCCTATTGCAGGGGTATTTTGGGCCAGTATATTATTGCGATACCCGATAAAAATATAGTGATCGTTCGCCTGGGGCACAAACGTGATAAAGAAAAACGGGACGGACATCCTATTGATTTGTATTTATATATAGACAAAGCACTTGATGCCTATTAA
- a CDS encoding 3'-5' exonuclease: MLDQQKIEDILFLDIETVPVTYKYDDLNDNARKLWDNKFRFQTAETPEVLYKKAGIFAEFARIICISVGLMSDKNFRLKSFYGNDEKLLLTEFASMLNKHYNKKEHRLCAHNGKEFDYPFIARRMLINGIKLPDILNIAGKKPWEVNLLDTMELWKFGDYKNFTSLNLLAHIFDIPTPKDDIDGSDVSRVYYEEKNLKRIVTYCQKDVLTVAQVLLRFKGEPLIKAEQVIIT, encoded by the coding sequence ATGTTGGATCAACAAAAAATTGAGGATATTCTCTTCCTCGACATCGAAACCGTTCCGGTAACATATAAGTATGACGACTTAAATGACAATGCGCGTAAATTGTGGGACAACAAATTCAGATTCCAGACCGCTGAAACGCCAGAAGTGTTATACAAGAAGGCCGGAATATTCGCGGAGTTTGCCAGAATAATCTGTATTTCGGTTGGCTTAATGTCGGATAAAAATTTTCGACTCAAATCATTTTATGGCAATGATGAAAAACTTCTGCTTACAGAATTTGCCAGCATGCTCAACAAACATTACAATAAAAAAGAACACCGGCTTTGCGCTCATAATGGTAAAGAGTTCGACTATCCATTCATTGCACGCCGTATGCTTATCAATGGGATCAAACTTCCCGATATACTTAACATAGCCGGAAAAAAACCCTGGGAAGTGAACCTGCTCGACACTATGGAACTATGGAAATTCGGTGACTACAAAAACTTCACTTCCCTTAATCTGCTCGCGCATATTTTTGATATCCCTACACCTAAGGACGATATAGATGGCAGTGATGTTTCCCGTGTATATTATGAAGAAAAAAATCTGAAGCGCATTGTTACGTATTGCCAGAAAGATGTATTGACCGTTGCACAGGTATTATTACGTTTTAAGGGTGAACCGCTTATCAAAGCCGAACAAGTCATTATTACATGA
- a CDS encoding DUF4153 domain-containing protein: MARLPSVEHLIRGAFGTFLRFPLAILASLVAVSSTIYLVHINPSYGAETQMAYLWKIAICGSLGVFLFIAVTLYSESNDHTLTAKYGLQSLVTALIVVYYFYLSPTDKENIVELARYALFVIAAHLLVAFSAFIGKTQLNGFWQFNKSLFIQFLTAAIYTTVLWAGLSLALLAIDKLFKVEIGWRYYMYLWISLSGLFNTWFFLSGVPANIQHLEQVTAYPKGLKIFTQYVLLPLVTIYMVILYAYSVKIVIDMQLPRGWVSYLVVGCSVAGILSLLLIHPIRNDEGNTWIKGFSRGFYLALYPLIVLFILAIYKRVSQYGITENRYFLILLAGWLTVMSTYFLISKTKNIKIVPVSLCIIALLSSFGPWSAFSVGEHSQVTRLEKLLVKNGVLVDEKIKKANDTIPDQEALQITNIIHYLDKGHGYKLLQPWFSISIDSLFAADTNKYAYKPAKIMGLMGIEEQFGYDSYRDEDDSTSSVSRPFSFSTDYYNKSINVSGYNYYATFNGNYYQDLNESTNTVIINTDSLFILFSNIDSMARIKLNKTELFTFNLLRMVATLKADSKKQNYNNGNGNYTVSDSLMTYNLHNDTIGIKLLFTYIGGETKNKVSTITSFSANILIKKNNHVGSTKN, encoded by the coding sequence ATGGCCAGACTCCCATCAGTCGAACACCTTATCAGAGGAGCTTTTGGAACATTTCTGCGTTTCCCTCTCGCTATTCTGGCAAGCCTCGTCGCGGTATCTTCAACTATATATCTCGTACACATTAATCCTTCATACGGAGCCGAAACACAAATGGCGTATTTGTGGAAAATCGCCATCTGCGGATCGCTGGGAGTTTTCCTATTTATTGCGGTTACACTTTATTCCGAAAGCAACGATCATACACTCACAGCAAAATATGGGCTGCAGTCCCTTGTAACTGCACTTATTGTTGTTTACTATTTTTATCTTTCACCAACTGACAAAGAAAATATTGTAGAGCTGGCGCGTTACGCGTTATTTGTCATTGCAGCCCATTTACTCGTAGCTTTTTCAGCTTTTATTGGGAAAACGCAACTTAATGGCTTTTGGCAATTCAACAAATCGCTATTTATCCAATTCTTAACAGCGGCAATCTATACCACTGTACTTTGGGCAGGCCTAAGCCTTGCGCTACTGGCTATCGACAAATTATTCAAAGTTGAAATAGGCTGGCGTTATTACATGTATTTGTGGATCTCTTTGTCGGGATTGTTCAACACCTGGTTTTTCCTGAGCGGGGTACCTGCAAATATCCAGCACCTTGAACAGGTAACAGCATATCCAAAGGGGCTGAAAATATTTACTCAATATGTATTACTTCCGCTTGTCACTATATACATGGTCATTCTTTATGCCTACTCAGTCAAAATAGTTATTGATATGCAACTACCGCGGGGATGGGTATCCTATCTTGTCGTAGGTTGTTCTGTTGCCGGAATTTTGTCATTGCTACTTATTCATCCCATACGTAACGATGAAGGTAACACTTGGATAAAAGGATTTTCGCGCGGATTCTACCTAGCCCTTTACCCCCTTATTGTACTGTTTATTCTGGCCATTTATAAACGTGTCAGCCAATATGGTATCACCGAAAACAGATATTTTCTTATCCTTTTGGCCGGCTGGTTAACGGTTATGTCAACTTATTTTCTGATCAGTAAAACAAAAAACATAAAAATTGTTCCGGTTAGCCTCTGTATTATTGCCTTGCTCTCATCTTTTGGACCATGGAGCGCTTTTAGTGTTGGCGAACATAGCCAGGTAACTCGTCTGGAAAAGTTACTTGTAAAGAATGGCGTATTGGTTGATGAAAAAATAAAAAAAGCAAATGACACCATTCCAGATCAAGAAGCCCTCCAGATAACCAATATTATCCATTACTTAGATAAAGGTCACGGCTATAAATTATTACAACCATGGTTTAGCATTAGTATTGACTCCTTATTTGCCGCAGACACAAATAAATATGCATACAAACCCGCTAAAATAATGGGACTGATGGGGATCGAAGAACAATTTGGATATGACAGCTACCGTGATGAAGACGACAGCACAAGCTCTGTCAGCAGACCATTTTCGTTCAGCACGGATTATTATAACAAATCAATAAATGTAAGCGGCTATAATTATTATGCCACCTTTAACGGCAATTATTATCAAGACCTGAATGAAAGCACGAATACAGTTATAATTAATACCGACAGCCTATTCATTCTCTTTTCCAATATTGATAGCATGGCTCGTATAAAGCTTAATAAAACAGAATTGTTCACATTTAATTTATTACGGATGGTTGCTACTCTAAAAGCCGATTCTAAAAAACAGAATTATAACAATGGTAATGGAAATTATACCGTTTCTGACAGCCTGATGACCTATAACTTACACAATGATACGATCGGCATTAAATTACTATTCACTTATATCGGAGGCGAAACAAAAAACAAGGTCAGCACTATCACATCCTTCTCAGCAAACATATTGATCAAAAAAAATAACCATGTTGGATCAACAAAAAATTGA